One Ogataea parapolymorpha DL-1 chromosome VI, whole genome shotgun sequence DNA window includes the following coding sequences:
- a CDS encoding Gly-Xaa carboxypeptidase, with protein sequence MQYFETRIVGFIVVGLFIVLSLVWSFSEESKAVVECPATKPHRPSTYHSHKATLSKILHSEDFRNASVEKLQAAIRTRTEVYDDDPILVEDDFTYWSKFEKFEQLLKSTFPLFYSKTSLHKVNYHGLVYIWEGSDSSLKPLVLMAHQDTVPVSNLTLSQWKHDPFSGDYDGENVYGRGIADCKDQLIGLLEAAEELISNEFSPRRTIIYSFGFDEEVGGPRNKNAEWLEQKFGKDSMYAVLDEGGVNLDTIQGVKMSVPGTAEKGYMDLKIILETPGGHSSIPPRHTSIGIMGEMIVELEKSEFPTYFTKHNPAFWEYVCVAEHSPEMPSSVKKSILSAGHDQKANEIARNYIDVDLGKGFVVKSTRAIDIITGGVKANALPEYVELTMNVRIAMEETVDTVVDRIIATIEPVVDKYHLGLASDFNGRQELKPSRPAGNCLLKVVQAFPPAPLTPTQGNHWDIFSGTIHHVYEDLVAPDSTGLIVAPGIGSGNTDTKYYWNLTKHIYRYRPGLLPGVYSKEHGINEYIPMDSHLHLIVFYYEYILSVDETDD encoded by the coding sequence ATGCAGTACTTTGAGACAAGGATAGTTGGCTTCATAGTCGTCGGTCTTTTCATAGTCCTCTCGCTAGTTTGGAGTTTTTCTGAGGAGTCCAAGGCTGTAGTCGAATGCCCTGCAACAAAACCGCATCGGCCGTCCACTTATCATTCGCACAAAGCAACtctttccaaaatattGCACAGCGAAGACTTTAGAAATGCTtctgttgaaaaattgcaggCTGCCATCAGAACAAGGACTGAGGTTTATGATGACGATCCCATACTTGTTGAGGATGATTTTACGTACTGGTCAAAATTCGAAAAGTTTGAACAACTGCTCAAATCCACATTTCCTCTATTTTACAGCAAAACATCCCTTCACAAGGTCAATTACCATGGCTTGGTGTATATTTGGGAGGGCAGTGACTCGTCCTTGAAGCCTCTGGTTTTAATGGCTCACCAGGATACAGTGCCCGTCTCTAATTTGACTCTCAGCCAATGGAAACACGATCCTTTTAGTGGTGACTACGATGGAGAAAACGTTTACGGTAGGGGCATTGCAGACTGCAAAGACCAACTTATTGGATTATTagaagctgcagaagaGCTGATCAGTAACGAGTTCTCGCCAAGAAGGACCATTATCTATTcctttggatttgatgaagaagttggagGCCCGAGAAACAAAAATGCCGAATGGCTCGAACAGAAATTTGGCAAAGACTCCATGTATGCGGTTCTGGATGAAGGAGGAGTTAATCTAGACACCATTCAAGGAGTCAAAATGTCTGTTCCAGGAACGGCAGAGAAAGGCTATATGGACTTGAAAATCATCCTAGAAACCCCAGGAGGGCATTCGTCAATTCCGCCTAGACATACTTCAATTGGGATTATGGGCGAAATGAttgtggagctggaaaaatcgGAGTTTCCAACGTATTTCACCAAACATAATCCTGCGTTCTGGGAATATGTCTGCGTTGCAGAGCACTCGCCCGAGATGCCTTCATCCGTTAAGAAAAGTATTCTGAGTGCGGGTCACGATCAGAAGGCCAACGAGATTGCAAGAAATTACATAGATGTGGACCTCGGCAAGGGATTTGTCGTCAAGTCAACAAGGGCCATTGACATCATAACCGGAGGAGTCAAGGCAAACGCTCTTCCTGAATATGTGGAACTCACTATGAACGTGCGGATTGCCATGGAGGAGACTGTAGACACTGTGGTTGATAGAATTATAGCTACAATTGAGCCAGTTGTTGACAAATATCATCTTGGCCTTGCATCTGATTTTAATGGGCGTCAGGAACTCAAGCCTAGCAGGCCAGCCGGAAACTGTCTCCTTAAGGTAGTTCAGGCAtttcctcctgctccgcTGACGCCCACTCAGGGCAACCATTGGGACATATTTTCCGGAACGATCCACCACGTCTATGAAGATCTTGTGGCTCCGGACTCAACGGGCCTCATTGTTGCTCCGGGTATAGGTTCTGGAAACACTGACACTAAGTATTACTGGAACCTCACAAAACATATCTACAGATACAGGCCAGGTTTGTTGCCGGGTGTCTACTCTAAGGAGCATGGAATCAATGAGTATATTCCAATGGACTCTCATCTGCACTTGATTGTATTTTATTATGAGTATATCCTGAGTGTCGACGAGACGGACGATTGA
- a CDS encoding Phosphate permease PHO89, translated as MTDAALPEFNYIFAIAVLFAFLDAFNIGANDVANSFSSSVSSRALTYWQAMILAAIMEFLGAVLAGSRVSDTIRSKIIDVQSFENDPSVLMLTMACALVGSSIWLSIATSIGMPVSTTHSIVGAVIGAGIAANGSDHVEWGWDGFSQIVASWFIAPAITGALSATIFLITKYCILERKNSIAKALFFAPVIVFICFSILTMLVVWKGAPNLKLNDLSTGATVGSIFGVGAVATLLYLLFFHPYFTRKLVHEDWTLKFYHVLAGPTYYFKSTKNIPPKPDNVELVIDYYRGRRNETPVTLSDDEKHAGESSPLVESQSSNIDTSPQSPDDIGYFDYVTPAERKLWRSMILKPKHWIKLLWLLVTHGWRQDVISNQANAGGVLGHGVQDMYSKSKFYDTKTEHVFSLLQAFTACTMSFAHGSNDISNAAGPLSSVYNIWKTNTVGSKSEVPIWVLCFTAGSLVLGCWMFAYKLMSNLGNKMILQSPARGFAIELGAACTVVMATRLGIPVSTTQCAVGGTIFVGLCNMDVRGCNWKMVLWCYLGWFVTLPVAGLIAGLINGIILNAPRWS; from the coding sequence ATGACAGACGCTGCCTTACCTGAGTTCAACTACATATTTGCAATCGCTGTGCTGTTTGCATTCTTGGATGCTTTCAACATCGGTGCAAACGATGTTGCCAACTCCTTCTCGTCATCTGTGTCCTCACGTGCCCTAACATACTGGCAAGCAATGATCCTTGCCGCTATTATGGAGTTCCTGGGAGCTGTTTTGGCAGGATCAAGGGTCTCAGACACGATCAGAAGCAAAATCATTGATGTGCAGTCGTTTGAAAACGACCCGTCGGTGCTGATGCTTACCATGGCATGCGCGCTAGTTGGCTCCTCGATTTGGTTGTCAATTGCAACATCTATCGGTATGCCTGTTTCGACTACCCATTCCATTGTGGGAGCAGTGATTGGAGCAGGAATTGCTGCTAACGGTAGCGACCATGTCGAATGGGGCTGGGATGGATTCTCTCAAATTGTTGCCTCGTGGTTCATTGCTCCTGCTATCACCGGCGCTCTTTCTGCAACTATCTTCCTGATCACTAAATACTGTATCCTCGAAAGGAAAAACAGTATTGCAAAAGCATTGTTTTTTGCTCCCGTGATTGTGTTCATCTGCTTTTCCATCTTGACAATGCTTGTTGTGTGGAAGGGAGCACCAAACctgaagctgaacgaccTTTCAACTGGTGCAACCGTCGGCTCGATTTTTGGAGTCGGTGCAGTTGCGACGCTCCTTTaccttcttttcttccaccCATATTTCACTAGGAAGTTGGTTCACGAAGACTGGACGCTCAAGTTCTATCATGTTCTTGCTGGACCAACATACTACTTCAAATCAACGAAGAATATTCCACCGAAGCCTGACAACGTGGAACTTGTGATTGACTATTACCGTGGAAGAAGGAACGAAACCCCAGTTACCTTATCGGACGATGAAAAACATGCCGGCGAGAGCTCTCCACTAGTTGAGTCTCAGTCTAGCAACATTGATACCTCTCCACAATCCCCAGATGACATTGGATATTTCGACTATGTGACACCAGCAGAAAGAAAGCTTTGGCGAAGCATGATTCTCAAGCCTAAGCACTGGATCAAACTCTTGTGGTTATTAGTGACTCACGGCTGGAGACAAGATGTTATCAGCAACCAGGCAAATGCGGGCGGAGTTCTTGGACACGGAGTTCAAGATATGTACAGCAAGTCGAAGTTTTACGACACAAAGACGGAGCATGtgttttctttgttgcAGGCCTTTACCGCATGCACAATGTCTTTTGCACACGGGTCCAATGATATTTCCAATGCTGCGGGCCCCTTGTCATCTGTCTATAACATTTGGAAGACGAACACGGTTGGCAGCAAGAGCGAGGTGCCAATTTGGGTTCTTTGTTTCACTGCTGGATCGCTTGTCCTTGGATGCTGGATGTTTGCGTACAAGCTGATGTCAAATCTAGGAAATAAGATGATCTTGCAATCTCCGGCAAGAGGTTTTGCAATTGAGTTGGGAGCCGCCTGCACTGTTGTGATGGCTACAAGACTTGGAATCCCTGTTTCCACCACCCAGTGCGCAGTTGGTGGAACGATCTTTGTGGGTTTGTGCAACATGGATGTTCGTGGTTGCAATTGGAAAATGGTTCTATGGTGCTATCTTGGGTGGTTTGTCACGCTACCCGTTGCAGGTCTCATTGCGGGACTCATCAACGGAATTATTTTGAATGCTCCTCGATGGAGCTGA
- a CDS encoding ATP-dependent RNA helicase DBP5, whose product MSSDKMDAASLISKLNLNKDESKDQKIEKVDEVKEDTKTETEKAKSLTEEVKEDKPGKKDNAEKPQSSLVDSTYEVKVKLADLQADPNSPLYSVKSFEELGLREELLKGLYAMKFSKPSKIQEKALPLLIQNPPRNMIGQSQSGTGKTAAFSLAMLTRVDEKDPMVQALCLSPARELARQTEEVVSQMCKYTNIKVKLVVPGSLERDEAVNGQVVIATPGVILDLLRRRKINFSHLKIFVLDEADNMLDKQGLADQCLRVKKNIPQSTQLVLFSATFPEEVRRYAEKFVPNANSLELKHEELNVDAIKQLYMDCDSDQHKFEVLCELYGLLTIASSIIFVQTKDTASKLYARMKQEGHAVSILHGDLQPAERDRLIDDFREGRSKVLITTNVLARGIDIPSVSMVVNYDIPLDKSGKPDPSTYLHRIGRTGRFGRTGVSISLIHDKKSYQDLEAIRQYFGGIEMTRLPTDDWDEVEEIVKKVVK is encoded by the coding sequence ATGTCGTCAGACAAGATGGACGCAGCTTCATTGATCTCGAAATTGAACCTCAATAAAGATGAATCTAAGGACCAGAAGATTGAGAAAGTGGATGAAGTGAAGGAAGATACCAAAACTGAAACCGAAAAGGCAAAGAGTCTTACAgaggaggtcaaggagGACAAGCCAGGCAAGAAAGATAACGCAGAGAAACCTCAAAGTTCTCTCGTGGACTCGACCTACGAGGTGAAGGTGAAGCTTGCGGACCTGCAGGCTGATCCAAACTCGCCATTGTACTCTGTGAAGTcgtttgaggagctgggATTGCGCGAAGAGCTTCTCAAAGGACTATATGCGATGAAGTTCTCCAAGCCTTCCAAGATTCAAGAAAAGGCGCTGCCCTTGCTCATCCAGAATCCTCCACGTAACATGATTGGCCAATCGCAGTCGGGTACAGGTAAAACAGCCGCATTCTCTCTTGCCATGCTCACCAGGGTGGATGAGAAGGATCCTATGGTCCAGGCGCTATGTTTGTCTCCTGCCAGAGAGCTGGCCAGACAAACGGAAGAAGTGGTTTCCCAGATGTGCAAGTACACAAATATCAAAGTCAAGCTTGTGGTTCCTGGTTCTTTGGAAAGAGACGAGGCAGTCAATGGGCAGGTGGTGATTGCTACCCCGGGTGTGATCTTAGATCTTTTGAGGAGACGTAAGATCAACTTCAGCCATCTGAAGATTTTCGTTCTAGATGAGGCAGACAACATGCTGGATAAACAGGGACTTGCCGATCAGTGTCTCCGGGTTAAGAAAAACATTCCACAATCAACTCAGCTGGTTCTTTTCTCGGCTACTTTCCCCGAGGAAGTTCGCAGATACGCTGAAAAGTTTGTTCCGAACGCAAATTCGTTAGAGTTGAAGCACGAGGAGCTTAATGTGGATGCCATCAAACAATTGTACATGGACTGCGACTCGGATCAGCACAAGTTTGAAGTTCTTTGTGAACTGTACGGTTTGTTGACCATTGCATCTTCCATCATATTTGTCCAAACGAAGGACACCGCCTCGAAGTTATATGCCAGAATGAAGCAGGAAGGCCATGCAGTTTCGATCCTGCATGGTGATTTACAGCCAGCTGAAAGAGACCGTTTGATCGACGACTTCAGAGAAGGCAGATCGAAGGTTTTGATCACCACCAACGTTCTAGCGAGAGGCATCGATATCCCTTCGGTTTCCATGGTGGTGAACTACGATATTCCTCTAGACAAATCAGGAAAGCCAGATCCGTCCACTTACCTGCATAGAATTGGAAGAACCGGCCGTTTCGGCCGTACTGGTGTGTCGATTTCCTTGATTCACGACAAGAAGTCTTATCAGGACCTGGAGGCTATCAGACAATATTTTGGCGGAATCGAGATGACCAGATTGCCGACCGATGACTGGGATGAAGTGGAAGAGATTGTGAAAAAGGTTGTTAAATGA
- a CDS encoding Protein GCY — protein MTSVLLTLNTGALMPAIGLGTWSPNDRTQIRECVEYAILEAGYRHIDTAYLYGCEDQVGEAVRNAIATGKVTREELFITTKVWPTFHKHMEHGLDLSLKVSGLDYFDLVLVHWPIPIKCDSDDGKPFRPTNEDGYIPRDTSSDHITMYQQLEKCLENGKAKAIGVSNYSIPKLESLLKECKYVPAVNQCELHPLLPRRDLCDFCTSKGIVMTSYFPFGGDGAPILKNEAIAEIAKKYSVSSSTILLSYHVNLGVSVVPKSFKPHRIKLNGKIVYLQKDDLEKLIDIGREKPHKFNNINFDVDLEFGKEDW, from the coding sequence ATGACCTCCGTACTATTGACTTTGAACACGGGAGCCCTGATGCCAGCCATCGGGCTCGGTACTTGGTCGCCTAACGATAGAACTCAAATTCGCGAATGCGTCGAATACGCTATCCTGGAAGCCGGCTACAGACACATCGACACGGCCTACCTGTATGGATGCGAAGATCAGGTTGGAGAGGCGGTCAGAAATGCCATTGCCACGGGAAAAGTGACCCGTGAGGAATTGTTCATCACGACAAAAGTCTGGCCTACGTTTCATAAACACATGGAACATGGCTTGGATTTGTCGCTCAAGGTCTCGGGCCTGGATTATTTCGACTTGGTGCTGGTGCATTGGCCAATTCCTATTAAGTGCGACAGTGACGATGGAAAGCCCTTCCGGCCAACAAATGAGGACGGCTATATCCCGAGGGATACGTCCAGCGACCACATCACGATGTATCAACAATTGGAGAAGTGCTTGGAGAATGGTAAAGCTAAAGCTATTGGAGTTTCAAACTACTCGATTCCGAAACTGGAAAGCTTGCTGAAAGAGTGCAAATACGTCCCAGCAGTGAACCAATGCGAACTTCATCCACTTCTTCCACGTCGCGATCTTTGCGATTTCTGCACTTCCAAAGGTATAGTCATGACCTCGTACTTTCCTTTTGGCGGTGATGGGGctccaattttgaaaaatgagGCTATTGCAGAAATTGCTAAAAAGTACTCAGTCAGTTCGAGTACAATTTTATTGAGCTACCACGTCAACTTGGGCGTGTCTGTTGTTCCCAAATCGTTTAAGCCGCACAGAATCAAGTTGAATGGGAAGATTGTCTACCTCCAGAAGGATGACCTGGAGAAGCTCATAGACATTGGCAGAGAAAAGCCCCACAAGTTTAACAACATTAATTTTGATGTTGATTTGGAGTTCGGTAAGGAGGATTGGTAA
- a CDS encoding siderophore-iron transporter Str3, with protein sequence MSQDFKEPSLDSHTFEHDTEEQKPRGVARIEAVKQTLDKRYILVLILSLYLCSWTYALDSSTTYSYQPYATSQFNRHSMLSTLSIANSIIGAVCKPFIAKISDMTSRAVAYMFILVLYVIGFVIAACSPTISAYVIGSVFIAIGQSGIDLLNSILVADMTPLKWRATVNGLLSTPYLCTTWVAGYIVQNITTTNWRWGYGMFAIITPAALIPAIGMIFWMDHKINYGTFKFNVKLPQITVLKSKDTLSKIKHALIEIDALGLILLGFAFSLLLLPCSLYSYAKGGWHNPSMIAMEVVGGIFLIMYTIHEIWIAPYPMLPKRVLLNRTFICCVIIDFCYQMGGYFWLLYFSSYDLVVLNLSYRDWTYLNNTETMGLCSFGVIYGLLFRYFRRYKVFQVFGSSIRLIGLGLMVHSTKMESGPSLGVIVAALVLTSIGDCGDAMGTQLAAQACVPHVDLASTISVLSLYTSIGAGVGQAIVAAVWASNLPKRLTEHVGDATRALSYFESVTVIYALPWGSDDRIACIKAYQDVCYLLFCGALGISCVCWIVTLFQTNFYLGDGLNAVEGEQKEDYNKKWYNYVFDFVKHPLR encoded by the coding sequence ATGTCACAGGATTTCAAAGAGCCTTCTCTTGACTCCCACACTTTTGAGCATGACACCGAGGAACAGAAGCCTCGTGGTGTGGCCAGAATTGAGGCCGTCAAGCAGACTCTAGATAAGAGATACATCTTGGTGCTGATCCTGTCCCTGTACCTGTGTTCCTGGACCTATGCGCTAGATAGTTCCACCACGTACAGTTACCAGCCATATGCCACCTCTCAGTTTAACCGTCACTCGATGCTTTCCACTTTGAGTATCGCCAACTCCATCATCGGAGCTGTTTGTAAGCCATTTATTGCCAAGATTTCCGATATGACTTCCAGGGCCGTCGCCTACATGTTTATTCTGGTCTTGTATGTCATCGGATTTGTCATTGCTGCATGCTCTCCTACGATCTCTGCATACGTCATTGGCTCCGTCTTCATTGCCATTGGACAATCGGGTATTGATCTGCTTAACAGCATCTTGGTCGCCGACATGACTCCTCTCAAGTGGAGGGCCACAGTCAATGGTCTTCTATCCACTCCGTATTTGTGCACCACCTGGGTGGCAGGTTACATCGTCCAAAACATCACCACTACTAACTGGAGATGGGGTTACGGTATGTTCGCTATTATTACCCCTGCTGCATTGATTCCGGCAATTGGTATGATTTTCTGGATGGACCACAAGATCAACTATGGAACTTTCAAGTTCAATGTCAAGCTCCCTCAAATAACTGTTCTGAAAAGCAAAGACACTTTGTCCAAGATAAAGCACGCTCTTATCGAGATTGACGCTCTGGGGCTCATCCTTCTCGGTTTCGCTTTCTCTCTCCTGCTTCTTCCTTGCTCGCTTTATTCTTACGCCAAGGGCGGATGGCACAACCCTTCAATGATTGCCATGGAAGTGGTCGGAGGAATTTTCCTGATCATGTACACTATCCACGAGATCTGGATTGCACCATACCCAATGCTTCCTAAGCGCGTTCTTTTGAACAGAACCTTCATCTGCTGCGTCATCATCGATTTCTGCTATCAAATGGGTGGTTACTTCTGGCTGCTTTACTTTAGCTCTTACGACTTGGTCGTTCTGAATCTTTCCTACAGAGACTGGACTTATCTGAACAACACCGAGACCATGGGTTTGTGCTCTTTTGGTGTCATCTACGGCCTTTTATTCAGATACTTCCGTCGGTACAAGGTGTTCCAAGTGTTCGGCTCTAGTATCCGATTGATTGGTCTTGGACTGATGGTGCATTCCACCAAGATGGAAAGTGGCCCTTCTCTCGGTGTCATTGTGGCCGCCTTGGTTCTTACCTCCATCGGTGACTGTGGTGATGCTATGGGTACCCAATtggctgctcaagcttgCGTTCCGCACGTTGACCTGGCTTCCACCATTTCTGTTCTTTCTCTGTACACCAGCATTGGTGCTGGTGTCGGACAGGCTATTGTCGCTGCCGTGTGGGCTTCGAACCTTCCTAAACGTCTTACCGAGCATGTTGGTGATGCCACCAGGGCCCTTTCATATTTCGAGTCCGTTACCGTTATCTATGCTCTCCCATGGGGCTCTGATGACAGAATCGCATGTATCAAAGCTTACCAGGATGTTTGCTACCTGCTCTTCTGCGGTGCTCTCGGTATCAGTTGTGTCTGCTGGATTGTTACCTTGTTCCAAACCAACTTCTACCTGGGTGACGGATTGAACGCTGTTGAAGGAGAACAGAAGGAGGACTACAACAAAAAATGGTACAACTACGTCTTCGACTTTGTTAAACATCCTCTTAGATAG
- a CDS encoding Aryl-alcohol dehydrogenase — translation MSFLEKSFKWEHAPFQLYTNLGDSGLKISRVILGCMSFGKKSWSDFIVEDEDQVFEIMKKAYDSGIRTFDTAGNYSNGYSEILVGKFLKKYNIDRRTIVIFTKCYFPVSEEPGANPTNGSEEGVNYINRVGLSRKAIFDAVDKSIERLGTYVDLLQIHRYDRTTPAKETMEALHDVVKSGKALYIGASSMRAYQFIRLQNIAEKYGWTKFVSMQSYYSLLYRDEEDELIAYCNETGVGLIPWSPLAGGVLARPAAKAHDTTVRSSNSRFLSFIGLGELTENDKEVINRVEALAARHKVSMATVATAWILAKGQHPILGINKPERLDDALAAISLKLSEEEVRYLEEAYGVRKLPALYH, via the coding sequence ATGTCTTTCCTAGAGAAGTCCTTTAAATGGGAGCATGCGCCATTCCAGCTCTACACCAATCTGGGAGACTCTGGTCTCAAGATTTCCAGAGTGATTCTTGGGTGCATGTCTTTCggcaaaaagagctggtctGATTTCATCGTTGAAGATGAAGATCAGGTGTTTGAAATCATGAAAAAAGCCTACGACAGTGGCATCAGAACCTTTGACACTGCAGGAAACTACTCCAATGGCTATTCTGAGATCTTGGTTGGCAAATTCTTGAAGAAGTACAACATTGACAGAAGAACTATTGTGATTTTCACCAAGTGCTACTTCCCGGTGAGCGAGGAGCCTGGTGCCAATCCTACAAATGGTTCAGAAGAGGGTGTCAACTATATCAACCGTGTCGGACTCTCGAGAAAGGCAATTTTTGATGCCGTTGACAAGAGCATTGAAAGACTTGGAACCTATGTCGACTTGCTGCAAATTCACAGGTACGACAGAACTACTCCAGCCAAAGAGACCATGGAGGCTTTGCACGATGTTGTCAAGTCTGGCAAGGCTTTATACATTGGTGCCTCGTCCATGAGAGCATACCAATTTATCCGGCTCCAAAATATTGCTGAGAAGTACGGCTGGACAAAATTTGTCTCGATGCAGAGCTACTATTCTCTTCTCTACAgggacgaggaggacgagctgattgCTTATTGCAATGAAACAGGTGTTGGTCTCATCCCTTGGTCCCCGCTGGCGGGGGGTGTTTTAGCCAGGCCCGCTGCCAAGGCGCATGATACTACAGTTCGCTCCTCGAACTCTCGGTTTCTTTCCTTTATTGGTCTTGGTGAACTGACCGAAAATGATAAGGAAGTTATCAACAGAGTGGAAGCTCTTGCTGCTAGGCACAAAGTTTCCATGGCTACCGTTGCGACAGCATGGATCCTGGCTAAAGGACAACACCCAATATTGGGAATTAACAAGCCTGAGAGACTGGACGATGCATTGGCTGCTATTAGCCTCAAACTTTCTGAGGAAGAGGTTCGATACCTAGAGGAAGCCTACGGCGTGAGAAAACTGCCAGCTTTGTACCACTAG